The Carassius auratus strain Wakin linkage group LG48F, ASM336829v1, whole genome shotgun sequence genomic interval GCCTAAAAATACTTTGAATCAACAACAAAAGGTAAAAGAAgtgattttaaaagcatatttatttCGACTTCTTTCTGTCCTCAAAGTTATCAAAACAGGCATGTAACTCTGTGGTCGAGAAGCACTGATTTGATTACCATACACTCGTTCTTTCTCTGCCCCACTTCCAATCACCTTTACCCTGTTTTGATGTCTGCAGGGAATATTTGGCCTGTATAAAGGGATGGGTGTCCCGCTAGCTGGTGTTACCCCAATGATGGCTTTGAATTTCTTTGGCTTTGGGCTGGGAAAGGAGCTTCTGCAAAGTGACCCCACCGTACCAATCACGTTAGTACAGGAGAGGGCTGATGGGGAAAAAAGGGGATGTTTGTGATGTCAGCTCTGCTGAATATATCTCACATTTAACCGTTTAAATTTATAAGTGTCTAGTCTCAATAAAAACTAGtggctgtttttatatttatgtgctGCTGCATTTGGCTGAATGCAACAGCAGCTTGTTCATATAGTTTTCTATTCTGTATGTGAATAAATGCTGTATAGACAAAATAGTTTGACGCTTATCTTTTCTGCTTCTCCTTTTCATGTCTTGATTTGACCCTCTGTCAGGAACACGCAGATCTACTTGGCAGGGATGCTGGCAGGAGTATTCACCACTGTGATCGTGGCCCCGGGCGAGAGAATCAAGTGTTTACTTCAGGCAGGGCAAACACACTACTGTCATAAATACACCTGTGTCCATAGACACCATTCACATGGTCAAACAAGACTCGGGAATAAAAAAGATACTTAAATtaagaacaaaacaacaaacaactgaacacattttaaacaattatcaCATTACCATAGCCACATTGTATTAGCTCATTTGATGTTCAttcactgtaaaccttttttacaGCCAGAAAGCAGAGAACTATAACAGAATGCTGTCAGTTTATTTAACGTGTCACTCTAAGAAGTCAAAATGAAATGAcatcataatttagaaataaGCTGTTTTTGGATCTTGAAAAATCTGGATGATTAAATATAAAgtccactctttcctaatgttaggatcagaaggaaggcaatgcTAAATTGTGTTTTTCCACATCTTGGCACAGCACAGCATCATGTTGTGTTCGCAGCCTATTTATTGTTTGGTTTCTGTGCAGAGCAGAGGATCGTTCTTCATACATCACTAACTCAGTAAACTGGATTTGACTGTTGACAATTTGGCATGATCATGGATTATTCGGTTCTTTAAAGCTGATCCTGGacttgctgtcatagcaacatctcgtttcatgtaaacaggattagattgcaTCTTTTTAAGTGGAACTGATATTTAAAATCTGTCCCAGCCACTGCTACTTCATTACAAGAGTAccctactgatccagggacaataatttagaataatatgaataattatgaaTCTATGATAGGCTACTATAGACACGGACAGTTTTGCTTGGTGAAAGATTTATTTGTCATTAAAGAATTActttataattgtattagagtcttacacacatgctatacaaaTCATGTAGAGTGCATTAATTTGAGTGGTGACAGATATTATtggagtggcttgatggagcacaGGAGATGCAGGTGACTTGATCTTGACCAATTAATGcagtcacgtaacaaatctgctTTGAAGATAAAATTTTATGAATTTCTAATtataacattgaaataaaaatgtaacagctGTACAAGTACTAGAAATAGTGAATCATGTAATAATATGTTTCCTTATAAAGGTCCAGAAATTTCAggtgtcttttttaattatatgatgtcattacattGCTGTCTTGCTGTCAGCCAATCGCTGCATTGCTGATCGTGGTTTTGAGTATCAATAATCTGTACATAATGGGAAACATGAGAAAGAGCAGTAACTTTAGACTAATCTTAGACAATTTAAtccaggtattttaataaaatccaCAAATCAGTATGAAGAACCAAACTAGCTAGAGATCAGTTATCACGATCAGAAGATTTAAGTGATGTATGGAGAACGGGCCCCTGGGTTTGCCTCTCTGATCATTTACACAACATGtgtgaatcggtgggcggggctaaacaggcagtgatgtagaatcggtgggtggtgCTAAACAAGCAGTGATGTATAGAATCGGTGGGCGgtgctaaacaggcagtgatgtagaatcggtgggcggtgCTAAACAAGCAGTAATGTCGAATTGGTGGGTGGTGCTTAACAGATAGTTAAGTAGAATCGCTGAGCGgtgctaaacaggcagtgatgtagaatcggtgggcggggctaaacaggcagtgatgtagaatcggtgggcggggctaaacaggcagtgatgtagaatcggtgggcggtgctaaacaggcagtgatgtagaatcggtgggcggggctaaacaggcagtgatgtagaatcggtgggcggggctaaacaggcattgatgtagaatcggtgggcggtgCTGAACAAGCAGTGATGTAGATTTGGTGGTCGGGGCTAAAcatgcagtgatgtagaatctgtGGGATGGGCTTAATAGGCAGTTATctagaatcggtgggtggggctaaacagcaGTAATGTAGGTGTTGATCTTCTTCTGTGGAGGAGGTGCTTATCCACACTTTTACATCATAGAACATTCTTGGCAGATTGGTTTCAAtctaagctgtttttagactaatgagAAAGTAACAAGTTCTGAaatttacaggatgtttttatagtacagtgacctcttatttgtcaaaatatcaaGGGATTTATGATTTCTCAGGTTAAGACCCCTATAATCATGTAAAATCCTGTAACGTTATGATTTTTGTTTATTGACATATGCATATGTGTTTTAGATCCAGACCTCGGCCAGTCAGCTTAAGTACACTGGACCAGTGGATTGTGCACTAAAACTTTATAAGGAACAGGGAATTCGCAGTGTCTACAAGGGCACTGTTCTTACTCTaatcagaggtgtgtgtgtgtgtatatgtgtgtgatatTCTTAATTGGTGAACTTGTGAAATATGTGTGTCATGATATATTCCCTGACATGTAAACTAAAAGTAATGGGTGGCCTTTATGGgtgcatctttttttctttttcttttagatGTGCCTTCGAATGGTGTATACTTTCTAACATATGAATACTTAAAAAAGTTTCTGACCCCTGAGGGAGAAAGGTGAGAGTCACTACTTTTTTATTCTAGCTATAAACACTATCAGGATTTAGAGCTAATGTTCATTTCACTTTTTTCAAGTGTTCATCACCTCAGCACATCCAGAGTTCTTCTTGCAGGTGGGATTGCTGGCATGTTAAACTGGCTGATTGCTCTGCCTGCAGATGTGCTTAAATCAAACTACCAAACAGGTACACCACACAAATTCTCATCTTTGGTAAGTATCGTCTTACCAAAAAAGTgttatcatatatttaaaaataaatatgagttAGAATCATATATGCCAAACACACTGTATAGTGTAGATATACCGGGCATGGCATAAACACAAGAATAAGACGTTAGCATTACAGAATTAACGTTAATGTGTTCTGAACATTGATTTTCATGTACTTCCTCAGTAATGTATAATGCGTCTTTCTGTGTCATTTAATAACATATGCATTCTTGGTAAATTTGAACAGATAGTCTTaggaaaaatgtttttactgtttatCTTATTGGGCTTTTCATTTAGaatgcacttttttaaaaatacaaaacacatatttttttaaatatactgtatgtgtgccaTAATTATTGGtcaccaaaacaaacattttttctgaaaaataaataaataaataaaataaaaaataaacataaaaaagctttgttgccatggcaatggtTCCAAAGAAAAAACCCAGTAATGTTTTgcaaacttttagtgcttttgttGTATGATGACATCAAAGGCCTCTCAAATAAGTTTATGGTTATGTAGGTGGTGTCTGATTGAAATGATGGATAATTTTTCATGGATTACTCACTTTTAAATTAATGTTGCAACCATTATCTCACAGAATAGCCTTTTCCTTACTTGTGTGGCTCAATATCTTCTGTCACTCATTGATGTATTCTCGTGTCTTTCCCATGAGAATACAAATTTGCactttatagacggtttcaacggcaaaaacataaacaaa includes:
- the si:dkey-150i13.2 gene encoding mitochondrial carnitine/acylcarnitine carrier protein — translated: MVSTDVMMDAVESDRRVSPLKNFLAGGVGGVCLLLAGHPLDTIKVRLQTQQCVVYRGTYDCLRKTVSKEGIFGLYKGMGVPLAGVTPMMALNFFGFGLGKELLQSDPTVPITNTQIYLAGMLAGVFTTVIVAPGERIKCLLQIQTSASQLKYTGPVDCALKLYKEQGIRSVYKGTVLTLIRDVPSNGVYFLTYEYLKKFLTPEGESVHHLSTSRVLLAGGIAGMLNWLIALPADVLKSNYQTATDKRYRGLRDVLKTLLREEGAHALYKGLSAVMLRAFPANAACFLGFEVALKCLNYIAPDW